In Sesamum indicum cultivar Zhongzhi No. 13 linkage group LG1, S_indicum_v1.0, whole genome shotgun sequence, the sequence GCTCATATCATAAAAAGACTTCAATATAGGCATTGGATGAATAACTTTTGTACTTGGGTTTCTTTTGTCCTTTGTCTCAGGTGGTCGCTAATATACCTTTCAACATAAGTACCGATGTCGTAAAACGACTTCTTCCAATGGGTGACATTTTTTCAGAAGTGATTCTTTTGCTTCAGGTATGTGATTTTCATTGTTAATAATTGATCTGCATAACTAATTTTGCACAAAAAATATAGCTACGATATGTAATGGAATTTCTGAGTGTGTTCTTGAATAGGCGGTGGGTATAGTTGCCTAGTTCTCGTTTCTGTAATTGGACAGAATGGCTCCAATTCAACTGGTTATAATTGTACCTTCTAGTCCTGCTATAATCCATATCAACATACATTGAACACGATGTTTATATCTGTTTGCATGAGTATGTAGTGCTTACTGGAGCTAGCTAACATTTTTATGTTCTATTATGCCTATGTTCTTTAGTTGCttttaattatctaaattGTTTACGGTTAACACATCCTTGGTAAGTTAGGAATTTGTTATTTCTGCCGCCTATGATACTTGCAACCGGGGTTTTAGTGGATCTGAGATAGCCATCAGTTGTTACATAGTTCTTGCAGTTTCCTTAATTGACCATGCAATGACGACCCTCGTCTTTTCTGTTGTTTGTTTCATTTCATCTGTGTGTATTTGTATGTACATATTTATGTGAATGTATGTCAGGTGGATATTTGCTTGtgtaatgaatatttttcgTGTTgacattcaaatatttgtgCTGTTAATCATTGTTCATTTCCGTAGAATGTTGCTCATTCagataaatattgaatgcAACAATAGGCTCCTTTGAATGGTGAAGATACTTTCACAGATCCATCTTATATCAGCTGTTTGGCAGGGGTACTGACATATCTTTACTCTGGCTTGGGATTTTCAGGATGAAGCGGCCTTGCGCTTGGTGGATTCTTCTTTGAAGACATCAGAATATCGACCGATTAACATTTTTGTGAACTTCTATTCAGGTATTACAGATACAGACTCTGAGAAAAAAGTAATTCAGAATTATGTCCTATTGTATCTGTTTAGATGGGAACTAGACGGTCCCAAGACAACGCCGTGCTTATAAGCTCTCTGATAGTTTGATtgcaatatacatatatgttcgTCTCTTGTTTTCCTCTATGGTTGCTTCCTAGCATATGTTCGTAACCTGAACTTTTCCTTCACAAATTTACTTTCAGATCCTGAATACTTGCTTAAGGTCTCAAGAACGTATTTCTTCCCCCAACCAAAAGTAAGTTGCCTATTATACAATTCTGTTAAATCTAATTCATATCCATACTTATATACTCAGGtccttcaaaattttagatCTTTTTCTACTGTGTGAAGTATTAGCTGCTCAGGTACACAGTACACTGCTGTTTCCAAACTTCTCAGGTTCATTTGGGCCCATTCACTACCTCTTTTACTGCAGCAAGAACACGTTTTTTTCAGTGattggtaaattttaatttcaacagTATAAGTtatcaaaacataaattatctaatcatagttaaattagtaaaaactttttttgttaagGAGGATCGAAACTGGTTCTCCATTTATTCCCATTTTGCTTTGTGCTGATTCTTTATAGActtcaaaactaaaaataaccTTGCAGGAGAAATATGGAAAAGTTTTAAAACATCAGAGTTCATGCCAAATACAAGAATAGCCTAAGCTCTTTCGCAGAAACCTTACTGATATTGTTCTTGCTGTTATTGCTAGGTTGATGCAGCTGTTGTTGCATTTAAACTAAAGCAAACGGTGGATTATCCCTGTGTTTCCTCTATCAAAAGCTTCTTCTCAATGGTTCCCTCTCATTTTATCTCAATGGATATAAATCTATTTGCTCTCTACATTAACTCAAGAGAcgtctttttttatatgtagaGGATGAAAAGAAACGCTTAGTAGTTATCTCTTCATAATGCAAACTTGTTTCTGCTATGTTAGGTGAATTCTGCATTCAATGGAAAGCGTAAAATGTTGAGGAAATCACTCCAGCATATATGCCCTTCCCCTGATATTGAAGCAGCTCTATGTGCTGCTGGTCTTCCCCCCACTGTAAGCTGCAGTTTTCTATCAACTTTTTACACCCATTCCACCGTCTCTGATTCTCTATTACAATTTGATTGTTCTTGCAGTCAAGACCAGAAGAACTCACATTAGaagattttgtaaaattgCATAACCTGATTGCGAAGACATAGCTGATCTGATAACAACTGGAGGATATTTCGTTCCGATGCTAGATTTGAATTTCCAAATGATGTCGTCTTCGTTGAAGATCGATGAATGAACTTGAAATGTGTGGAGAAGAATGCAAGGAGATAAAGATTACAGTAATGTGAAATGCAGTAACCAGATGTGTAAGGGGGGCTCGGGCTCAGTCAGAACCATTGTCTTCTTGCTGCCCCTTTATAGTATTTAGCATATACAGAGAAAGCCATGTAATGAACTCAAATTGATAACTTtgatgtaaataaaaatgcaatttcatcccttttttattttaattttctgggGTTTATGCTCTTGCAATATATAGTAGATGAAGAGTTTTTCCCAATAATTCCTCCAAAGAACTAGAGAAAAGATTTTCTTGACAGAGGCAGAGCATGAGTAATTTATCACACACATTTGCTGGTGTTTCAGCCTTTTATATGAATCAAATGATCTACAAATTGAACTGTGAAATTACAGGGTAATTTTCAGGCATGGAACTGATAAACTAGACCAAGAGACCTCAGCTTAGTCCCAACAGGATCAAACTCGCTGGCCGCCGCATAATTCTCATAGCTCCGCCACTGCTCCGCTGCCGAAGGAGAAAGCTGCCTCTTCGGCCTTTTATTCTGTATAAAACACTCCCTCATCCTCTCCTCAACTTTCTCAACAGTGGTGGCGGCCCTGGAGTCCTGCTCATCCTCATCATCGCCCACTTGCATGGGCTCACCGCCCTCATCATCCTCGTGGCCACCACCGCCCACGGCTGAGGAGACCGAGTTTTCAGGTGGGAGGATGGTGGATTGTGGGTGGTGCGACGGCAGCGGCGGAGTCGGAGGATGGTGGTGGgacaagaaaagagagagatggTGGTGGGCGGAGTGGAGGGTGGCGTGAATTTGGAGGAGTTGAGAGGGGTCGGTGGTGGCGGGGAGTTGCTTCGCCATTAGGGTTGCTTGCTCTAGAGCTGCTACCAATTCTCCTAGTACAGTTGATGTCTCCTTCTCCACCTCCATTGTGTCTGTGTTTGTGCGTTCAGTTTCTGTTGGTTTCTTGCAGATTCTTGTACTTGAGCTGTTTACATTGATCAAACAACTCTTCTTCGCTTTTCCTAAGGTTGCAATTGGATTAGGATTCTACTTCTCAAGATTTTCTGTTGAGGCCCATATCAATCCTTTGGCTTCGgcctttataattttaactttcTTAATTGCAACTTAACTTCCTTTGAAATTGATGACTTCTCTATAGTGTGAAATAATTGCACTTGTACTCCATcattctatttaaattaaagttcAACCGGACGCACGAGTATTTGTCCTAATAGATTAATTTGTAGATCTCCATATTCCATAagcacaaaaaagaaaaagaagcgaTTGTGGAGACTGAAATGGGATGAACAGCAAATTTCTTTCAGCAAGAACTACAAAAAAGGCGAAGTTTTGCATAAACTTCACATACAGAAGAAGAGCATAACATTTACAGATGGAGCAACCTTGGAGGTATAATGTACAAGCAGACATGCTAAACTTTCAACATTCTAAGATAGTCATCGATTATGGACATGGCAGATGATCGGTAACCAGAACCAAACAAGTTGTAGTGATTCAAGTAGTGGTACAGCATGTAAAGATCCCTCCTTTGTTCGAAACCAGGTTGTTTAGGCATCACCTGATACAACAACAGTTGAGAATTAGATCCCAGAATATACACTGTCAGAATTGGCAACCAGACATCTTGAATAACAAGTCAGAAACATCGGAACTAGAGAAATTAACTTGACCAAAGCCTTAACCTATCAAGACTAACTGAAAACATtcttaatttaacattttcaagGGGGACATTTTATGCAAAAGaattggaagaaaaggtaTAGCTACCTCAAAGTATGCATTGTAAAATGATCCTCCAAATCCAGCACACCACGACATTCCAAACTCTGCCTCGTTATGTCCATCTGCAAGACCAATGAGGCCTAAGTGGTGGTGGTTATATATCAAATAGATAGCTAAAACGTACAATGTCTCAGCTTCATACTTACAGTAGCAAGCTGGGTCAAGAATCACAGGATCGCCATTTTTGTCAGAGCTGATATTCCCGCTCCATAAGTCTCCATGCAACAAGCAAGGCTCAATTACAGCACCGTCAAAGAGGGGTGCCATGTTCTTCACAAGCCTTTGTCCTTTGGAATATATGAACAGTTGGTAAAACTTTGTCGTTCATATGAATAAGGAACATTTCAGAAACATATTGAAAGGATAAAACATCCTTATTGATGGATAAACAAGTTTTGTTGATCGTCAGAAAATTATCACCGAgtacataaaagtaaatagGAAATGAAGTATTCATTATCAGTCTTTAAAACAAGTCATCGAGCACTTTAATTGCCTGAAGAGCACccttttcaaatcaaatttccaGCTTGGCGAGTTGTATCGCGCAAGGCATAATAAAACTTTGTTTTATGAATTCTATGCATGGATATGGTCAACGGAATGGCAACTGTATTTCTTTGTAAGAAAAATCAAGGctttaaaagtaataatataagctattctttaaattttgatataattcgTGTCTATAATGGCATCCACATCTTATATGAGCATCAGCATAAAATTGACTTTAAAGACGGGCATTGATTATTGAATGAAGGGCATTTAGCTAAGGTAAACAAAGGCATCCTTTTCCTCCTtaggaaataaaagaaaatagacctttttcataaattaaggAATCGCCGTACTGTTGACGTGCCAACTTCAATTGGTAGCCCAACCTATGCACCCCATAGAATTCAATCCAGTCTGATGTCCATGTGTTTATCTGTGGAGTACTGCACCGAGTAAATTATCGGACTCTTAGTTGCaataaaatgttgaaaaagGTAAACGATGAGTATATGTTGAGTTGATAGTGCCTAAATGGTTTCGGGAATGTAAACATTTTAATAGTATGCTGTCATTCTCTCTATGTGCTTAAAATGCATTAGAAAGTATAGTTCATAATTACAAGTGGAGAAAGTTACCTCCCGATTGTATTATCAACATCAAAACCAAATCCTTTTTCAGACTTTGCTGCTTTATGCATTTCAGCAAGCTTCCTTCCTAGTTCAGACTAAGCACTGGGAAAATGTCAAATGGCCGATTGGAAAATAACCACCAGAAAGAAATGAACATGAATGAAGGAGGAAATGAAAATTCGGGGAAGAAGAAGATTAGTTCCTCACTTGATTGCCCCAAGATCCaccaaattcaataaattccATGATGATGTATGATCCACCAGTTGGCAGAGGTCCAACCTAAATGCATGAGGAAACAGTTTTCAGCACACGAAAGTATGTAAAGACAAAGCCATATTAGACAAGTTAcagcaagaaagaaaatgcacTTCTTACTTTAAATGGTTTGGGTACACGGATAGATCGAGTTTCATACATAGCATTGAGGCCCAAAGCCTCTCCCTCAAACATTGATGGTCCAATACTCCTGATAAGCAATCAAcattatcaaatcaaacaGCTAGGACTTCCAGGAATTATCAATACTTTTACTTGTGATCCGTTGATTGTCATACCACGACACATCAAGAAATATTACCAGTTCACTCATAGTTCAAAAGCAGACTAAAGGGCCCCATGCACTGAAAATTTGAGAGGACTGGATGCACTGCCCCACTATCCCAGGTTGGGTATGTTCGCCAGTTTATGAATTCCAGGAGCATAGTGGTGAATTTAACGTCTAAAGATTTCAGAGAGTCGTGTTCCATTGAAGGCAAAACAGATGTACCATATTTAGACAACACATCCTGATAATAAACCAGTGAAGTTCTGGTAGTTCTGATAACCCACCAGTTGGGTAATTTATCACCAATCAAATAATTGAGTAAAAGAACCTCCCAAGTTTAGTACTGCTGAAATATCTTGAGTGTCAAGTGATGCAATGTCCAATCATTCTTTATCGAGAATACAAACACATGGATACAAAATCTGAGACTATTATCAAGTTCTATAATGGCTGGCTGCCTGTACCTATTAGTTTTAACAAAGAAGGAGCCTGCATCTGTGTCATAACGACTGGCACGATTGATACAACCACCACCAATTGAACGAATGCCAGTTATTTGAGTTGCCTTTCCTTCAGAGAGGATCCATTCACGAACTGGATCGTCACTCATTGATGCCACTGTCAATTGCAACTTACTAGTAACAAGAGTTTAACAAGACTTAAATATGAAATGCATTTATAAGGGGTAGTAGCAATTAACAAATGTTCAATCTCATATACCTATCTGAAACAAACCATAGATATTCCTATTCTCCAATTCACATTACCAGGGTAATCTCAGAACCAACCCGAAGTACACCTTTATGCAGAGGATATGTTTGAAATAAGACACTAAAAAAGATGTCTAATACCCACACGGGCAAAATGGAGAAAGAAGTACTAAACTTATCCTATTCCTCCAAGAAATTGCTGAACTGCAAGCAAATTTATGTCCTAAATGAATCCCATCCCATCTCAGGCTAAGTTTAACGGTAACAataaaaaagaccaaaaatcCAGGTACCTTTCATCAGCAAATATACAATAAGAtgaaatgttatatttttcctccatgatcaattttgaataaatgtcAACACAAACTTATAAGAAACTTTAAACGAACCACAGAATAACTTCCCCCAATCCACTCCAGAACCGGCGCTCAGCAAAATTTTCTATCCTCCCACTACAATTGTGCaaggaaaaaacaaaggaatgCTCGAGCTCAAGTCCagaaaaaacttcaaatttataacaGAAAAATCCACCAACACATACAAAAAGCAAACGAACATCGAGGGGGGGAAAAAAAGACCACACTGATGTCGACTCATAACAAAACTTCAGAAGATAATTATTCGGGAAAAAAGATAGAGTCTTGATGAGTTCATTCTTTCtacttattttcctttttccttgtgGGGTGGAGTGAAATCATGAGCACATACCGGCGAGGCGTCTGGTTCTCGTGAAGGAGAATCGGAGACGAGGAGGCGGCGGAGAAAGAGAGGGAATGCAGGAGGAGAAGGAGAAAAGCCCGACGTCGGCCACCACCATCCTTTTCCTTCAACACTGCTCTAGAAACCAAGAAAATCTGCCAGCAATTGTGTGTCTGCTTCTTATTGGCtgtgatatatttatcataagtcttgatttttttgaatggcaaaaaataaaaaggtgaTTTTAGAATCTTCTTGttcagtttattttttaacttgcACTAAGAAAAGatgggcttttttttttaagtaaaaaagaaaagaaaaaagattggCTTATGTTCAGTCTTTGTGCATCTTTGGATACCATAACTGGCAATTTTTCTGTCCTGTCTACACATAATTTGAGGTACAgtaacattatttttcatttatgacCAAAGAACCCCTCTGTTTCAGTGCCCAAATGCTTGCAAGATCCTATGTTTGGGATATCAAACACACATTTCTCCCAACAATCATCTTTATATTGAAGCCATTC encodes:
- the LOC105171894 gene encoding uncharacterized protein LOC105171894, which produces MEVEKETSTVLGELVAALEQATLMAKQLPATTDPSQLLQIHATLHSAHHHLSLFLSHHHPPTPPLPSHHPQSTILPPENSVSSAVGGGGHEDDEGGEPMQVGDDEDEQDSRAATTVEKVEERMRECFIQNKRPKRQLSPSAAEQWRSYENYAAASEFDPVGTKLRSLGLVYQFHA
- the LOC105171905 gene encoding protein-ribulosamine 3-kinase, chloroplastic isoform X1, whose amino-acid sequence is MVVADVGLFSFSSCIPSLSPPPPRLRFSFTRTRRLAVASMSDDPVREWILSEGKATQITGIRSIGGGCINRASRYDTDAGSFFVKTNRSIGPSMFEGEALGLNAMYETRSIRVPKPFKVGPLPTGGSYIIMEFIEFGGSWGNQSELGRKLAEMHKAAKSEKGFGFDVDNTIGSTPQINTWTSDWIEFYGVHRLGYQLKLARQQYGDSLIYEKGQRLVKNMAPLFDGAVIEPCLLHGDLWSGNISSDKNGDPVILDPACYCLIGLADGHNEAEFGMSWCAGFGGSFYNAYFEVMPKQPGFEQRRDLYMLYHYLNHYNLFGSGYRSSAMSIIDDYLRMLKV
- the LOC105171905 gene encoding protein-ribulosamine 3-kinase, chloroplastic isoform X2; the encoded protein is MVVADVGLFSFSSCIPSLSPPPPRLRFSFTRTRRLAVASMSDDPVREWILSEGKATQITGIRSIGGGCINRASRYDTDAGSFFVKTNRSIGPSMFEGEALGLNAMYETRSIRVPKPFKVGPLPTGGSYIIMEFIEFGGSWGNQSELGRKLAEMHKAAKSEKGFGFDVDNTIGSTPQINTWTSDWIEFYGVHRLGYQLKLARQQYGDSLIYEKGQRLVKNMAPLFDGAVIEPCLLHGDLWSGNISSDKNGDPVILDPACYYGHNEAEFGMSWCAGFGGSFYNAYFEVMPKQPGFEQRRDLYMLYHYLNHYNLFGSGYRSSAMSIIDDYLRMLKV